One window from the genome of Methyloradius palustris encodes:
- a CDS encoding sigma-70 family RNA polymerase sigma factor produces MSSMSMNLMMNEMYSSHHAWLHGWLRKRLASSDVAADLAQDTFVSVLTRQNKEQEDVVINEPRAYLTTIAKCILSNYFQRKNLEEAYNEALANIGLEVTISAEDKLILLETLQEIDAMLDKLPVKVRQAFLLHHLDGANYSEIALKLDISDRTVTRYMAQAFEQCLLHML; encoded by the coding sequence ATGAGTAGCATGTCAATGAACTTGATGATGAACGAAATGTATTCTTCTCATCATGCATGGCTGCATGGTTGGTTGCGAAAAAGATTGGCGTCTTCTGATGTTGCAGCAGACCTTGCTCAAGATACTTTCGTTTCTGTTTTGACTCGTCAGAATAAAGAGCAAGAAGATGTAGTAATTAACGAGCCCCGTGCTTACCTGACAACAATTGCAAAATGCATTTTATCGAATTACTTCCAGCGAAAAAATCTGGAGGAGGCATACAATGAGGCCCTTGCCAATATTGGTTTGGAAGTAACAATATCAGCTGAAGATAAACTCATTCTTTTGGAAACACTACAAGAGATAGATGCCATGTTGGATAAGTTGCCGGTCAAAGTAAGGCAGGCATTTTTACTTCATCATTTGGATGGAGCCAACTATTCAGAGATTGCTCTCAAGCTGGATATATCTGACCGCACAGTCACAAGATATATGGCCCAGGCTTTTGAGCAATGTCTTTTACATATGCTTTAA
- a CDS encoding RNA polymerase sigma factor yields the protein MMQWHGVDLRWAYSDLLPNIYRQTLCKQNALDILHDALVRFALAKNPDRTQRPHAFLQVIVRNVLIDEHNHQRRLVPLITDESEEDNLSFADQRFTPSAEHLADIQQRLKAMQHMIDNLPPRCREAFWLFRIEGLDQSEIALQLGITRNMVQRHVMRAMVELLEAEDLIR from the coding sequence ATGATGCAATGGCATGGTGTGGATTTACGCTGGGCATATTCTGATTTGTTACCTAACATTTACCGTCAAACACTATGCAAGCAGAACGCCTTGGATATCCTGCATGATGCTTTGGTGAGATTTGCACTAGCCAAAAATCCTGATCGTACTCAGCGCCCTCATGCTTTTCTGCAGGTGATTGTGCGAAATGTGCTGATTGATGAGCATAACCACCAACGACGTTTAGTGCCTTTAATCACTGATGAGAGCGAAGAAGATAATCTCTCGTTCGCCGATCAACGGTTTACGCCTTCCGCTGAACATTTGGCAGACATACAACAGCGGCTAAAAGCCATGCAACATATGATAGATAACCTACCTCCACGATGTCGTGAGGCTTTTTGGTTGTTTCGTATTGAAGGCCTGGATCAAAGTGAGATAGCCCTTCAGTTAGGCATCACCAGAAATATGGTGCAGCGACATGTGATGCGTGCCATGGTTGAGCTTCTCGAAGCCGAAGACTTAATCCGCTAA
- a CDS encoding FecR domain-containing protein translates to MNSNNHSNIPDVIKEAASWLSKMHRGPLSHDEEVALAEWRIQSELHEMAWKNAEQLNVKLKKIPNRIGMMVLDRPTSLERRAFIKPLAIFMIAAPTGLLTYRMTPWQSWTADYSTAIGETKTYALADGTKITLNTDSAVDIDYDNQHRYIKLYKGEVYVETAKDQLHRPLAVLTKHGRLTALGTVFTVRLESDFSSIAVMEGAVEVVAKESNKSSVVIPALNQSTFSSTKIDPILPLDPNASAWIDGTLYADNMRLEDFIGLLSRYRKGVLTCDETSKNILISGAFQLKDPEHILEMIQDTRPIKIIWRTRYWGSITKN, encoded by the coding sequence TTGAATTCAAATAATCATTCCAATATTCCGGATGTGATCAAAGAAGCTGCTTCTTGGCTAAGTAAGATGCATCGTGGCCCTTTAAGTCATGATGAGGAGGTGGCATTAGCTGAGTGGCGGATACAGAGCGAACTTCATGAAATGGCTTGGAAGAATGCAGAGCAGTTAAATGTAAAGCTCAAGAAAATTCCAAATCGGATTGGCATGATGGTTTTGGATCGGCCAACATCTCTAGAGCGGCGTGCTTTTATAAAGCCATTAGCAATCTTTATGATTGCGGCGCCTACTGGCCTTTTGACCTACCGCATGACGCCATGGCAGAGTTGGACGGCTGATTACTCTACTGCCATTGGCGAAACAAAAACCTACGCATTAGCTGACGGTACCAAGATAACCCTCAATACCGATAGTGCAGTCGATATTGACTATGACAACCAGCACCGATATATAAAGCTATATAAGGGTGAGGTTTATGTTGAGACTGCAAAAGACCAACTTCATAGACCTTTAGCTGTCTTGACAAAGCATGGTCGCCTAACAGCCCTAGGTACTGTATTTACTGTCAGATTGGAATCGGATTTTAGTTCCATAGCTGTGATGGAAGGTGCTGTTGAGGTCGTAGCAAAAGAAAGCAACAAATCTTCGGTGGTCATTCCTGCACTTAATCAATCTACTTTTAGCAGCACTAAAATTGATCCAATTTTGCCCCTTGATCCAAATGCAAGCGCTTGGATTGATGGGACGCTATATGCAGATAATATGCGTCTGGAAGACTTCATTGGTTTATTAAGTCGGTACCGTAAGGGAGTTTTAACCTGCGATGAGACATCAAAAAATATACTTATATCGGGCGCATTTCAACTTAAAGATCCAGAGCATATATTAGAGATGATCCAGGATACGCGCCCGATTAAAATTATCTGGCGTACGCG